A segment of the Luteolibacter sp. Y139 genome:
GTGCATGGCGGAATTCGATCCGGACAAGCCCCCGTCGTTCATCGGCTTCGAGCACGGCGGCTGGGACGACGAACGCTTCGCCCGCTACATCGAGGCGATGAATCACCCGGACATGGAGGAAGTTACCCGGCCCTCCTCCATCGAGCTACAGGAGCGCGGCACCCACCTGACGCGGACGCTGCGTCAGATGGATCCGCCCATGCATCTGGAAAACTCCGCCGCGGGGAAGCTCTGGGAAAAAGCGGACATCGGCACCCTGCTGGTTTCCCAGCGTCCCATGGACGGTGGCGGCATCTCGGGCGTGGCGGTCTACCGCCGTCTCGGCGAACCCCACTTCAGCGAACGGGAAGCCCGCATCGCCCACATTATCCTCACCGAGGTGCCGTGGTTGCATTTCCAGTCATTCCCGGATCAGCCCGCCCGCGAGCTCGCCAGCCTCTACCCTCGCCACCGCACCGTCATGAACCTCCTCTGCGAAGGCTGGGGCAGGAAACGCATCGCCGCTCACCTGGGCCTCAGCGTGAACACCGTCCACGGCTACTCGAAGGTCATCTTCCGCCACTTCGGCGTCCATTCCCAAGCAGAGCTCATCAGCCGCCTCACCAAGGGCGATGGAGGCGACCAATAAGAAATCGGGGACACCCCGCATTTGGGTACTAGCGGCGAAATTGCGCGATGCCTACCGTCCCGTAGCGATGCGGGTCTATCGGGCAGGGACTTCTCCCCTGCCTCGCTCATGACACCAGTCTGGCTCTCCGCCCGACGGGCCCGGTCGCGAGCCATACCGCTTTGGGAACTCATAGTGGATTTGAAAAGGGGGCGACGCGGAAGATTCTGTCCGGCGATTTGTCGGCTAAACTGGATATCTGGCGAGATCTGAGATAAGGACGGCAATCGCAGTGACCATGATCCGATCTCTGTCAATTCTCGCCTTGTTGGGCCTAGCAACATTGGCACCGGTGCGGGCGCAGGATTGGCTGCCTAAGGACGCGGAAGTCTGCTATCGCTCCCAATATCAGGACGGCTTTCTTCCTGACGGGACCTACTGCCTGAAGGCGAAGATTACGAAGGAACAGTTTGAGGCGATCGTGAAGAAAGCGGGAGCGACTCCACATACCGCGAGCCGCAAGTACACCGATAACAAGGCTTGGTTGAGCTGGGGCGCGGAGCGCGGGCGTGATTTGAAACTCATTAAGGGAAAGGCGCGCTGGGATCCGGAGGATGATCTTGCCACCACTTTTGTCCGCCAGGAGAAGGATACCTAGGAGTATCTGAAATACGAAGGCGGGTTCCTCTACTACAAGACACTTAACCACTAGCAGCGCAGTGGCGATTCACCCTAACCACTCCAAGATCGCCTCCGCCGTCTTCTCGGAGATCCCGGGAATCGCCGCGATGTCCTTCGCGCTCGCCTTCCGGATCCGATCCACGCTGCCGAACTTCGCCAACAGCGCCTGTTTCTTCTTCGGCGAAACCGCAGGGCAGTCGTCTAACAAGCTCTCCTTCATCCGCCGCCGGTAGAGCAGCGCGTTGTACCCGTTGGCAAAGCGGTGAGCCTCATCCCGAATACGCTGGAGAAGCTTCAACGCACCACGATCATGCGGAATGAGCAGCGGGTCGCTCTCCCCGGGGAAGAAGACCTCTTCCCGCTGCTTGGCCAAGCCAATCACCGGCAAGTCGTGCAAACCTAACTGTTGGAGCTCCCGCATCGCCGAGGAAAGCTGCCCCTTGCCACCGTCCACGATCACCAGATCCGGCAGCACGATCTTCGCCCGACCCTCCTTCGCCAAACGACGCTGGATCTCCACCGGATCCTCCTGCGACTCTGCGAGATCGGGATTGGCGGAATAGTTCTCTCCCAGAATCCGTGAGTATCGCCTGCGAATCACCTCCGCCATCGAGGCGAAGTCATCCTGCCCCTCCACCGTCCGGATCCGGTAACGCCGATAGTTCTGATTGTCCGGCGCGCCATTGGTGAAGCGCACCATCGAGGCCACAATGTGATTCGAAGAGACGTTGGAAATATCGAAGCACTCCATCACCCGCGGCGGCCCTTGCAGGCCCAGCGCTTCGCCCAAATCAGCCAAGTCCTCCGTCGGCTTCACCGTCGTCGGCACCCCGCGCCCCCGGGTGAACTGCCGGGTCGGATTGAGCGTCTTCCGGAGATTGTCGACCACGTCCCGGAGCAGCGCCGCCTTCTCGAAATCGAGCCGCTCCGCCGCCTTCGCCATGTCGGCCTCGAGATCGGAGAAAATCTCACGCCGTCCCCTACCCTCCAGCACCAGGCATGCCTCATCGATCCGGGCCAGGTAGGCATCCCGGGTGATCCGCAGGATACACGGCGCCGAGCAGTTCCGGATGATGTCCGCGTTGCAGTGCTTGTAGTCATTCTCACCCGGATTCAGCGGCCGGCACGCACGCAGCCCGAACTTCCGGTTGATCCACGAAATCGTCGCCCGCAGCGCCCCGGAGTGGGCGAAGGGCCCAAAGTAACGCGCCCCATCGTCCTTTTTCATCCGGGTCAGCACGAACCGCGGCCACGGCTCGGACGGCTGGACCTTCACCAGCAGGAACCGCTTGTCGTCCCGGAAAGCGACATTGTAGCGGGGCCGGTAGTCCTTGATCAGCTTCCCTTCCAGCAGCAGCGACTCGGCCTCGTTCCGGACCGTGTGGAACTCGAAGTCGGCGATCGTGTCGATCAGCGCCCGGGTTTTCAGGTCGGCCCGGGTTTTCCGGGACGCGAGGAAATACGAGGACATCCGCTTCCGTAGATCGCGCGCCTTGCCGACATAGATGATCGAGCCGAGGCGGTCCTTCATCAGGTACACGCCCGGCTGATGGGGAACTTCCCGGAGCTTTTCCTTCAATCCCGCCGCGGCCACGCCCCGAAATGGACATCCACCCGAGAATTCCGCAACCGCCAACTCCGCCCCGCCGTGCTTGCGTCCCCCGGGCTGGCCGTTAAGCTCCGCGAACTTTCATGATCCGGCACACGAAGATTCTCGGGGCGGTCCTGTTCGCCATGGCCGGCCTGCCGGCTTGGGCGCAAGAAGCGTCCGCCACGCCGCCGAAGCAGGAAATGGACTTTATGCAGGTCTTCAAGGCGGGCGGCGTCATGATGCCCGCGCTGGCCGTCCTCTCGGTGCTGACCGTGGTGCTGATCCTCCTCTACATGATGATCCTGCGCCGCAATGCCGTGGTCAGCGACCGCTTCATGAACCAGGCGGAGGCCCTCATCCGCCGGAATGATTTCCTCGGCCTGATCGGCTACTGCAAGCGCCGCAACGAGTGCATCTCCCAGATCACCGAGCGGGCCCTGGAGTTCATGACCCGGAATAGCGGAGCCACCTTCTCCGAGGTCCGCGACGTCGCCGAGGCCGAGGGCTCGCGCCAGGCCAGCATGCTCACCACCCGCGTCTCCTACCTCGCCGACATCGGGGCCATCGCGCCGATGATCGGACTGCTCGGCACGGTCATCGGGATGATCCGGTCGTTCATCCAGGTCTCGGATGGCGGCTTCCAGGGGGCCCGCCAGATGGCCTTCGCCGGCGGGGTGTCGGAAGCGTTGATCGCCACCGCCTCGGGTCTGGCGATCGCCCTGCCTGCGCTGATTTTCTACGCGTTTTTCCGCGGCAAGGTGCAGAAGCTCATTTCGGATCTCGAAGGGGCCGCCACCCATTTGATGGCCATCCTGAGAGCCCAGGTGGACCGCCACAATACCCAGCCTGCCCAGGGCGGAACCCCCAGCCGCCGGGTCTCCCGCGGCGAGGATTTCGCGATGCCGACGCCGTCTCCTCTGGGCGATGACCGCCCGGACCTCCACGGCATCTGATTGATCCGCGCCCCGCCCGATGAAATTCCGCAACCACAAGATGCCCCCGGCCGAGCTCCAGCTCGCGCCGATGCTGGACGTCGTCTTCCAGTTGCTGATCTTCTTCCTCGTCAGCTTCGAGTTCCAGCGCTCCGAGCAGGACATGAAGGTCTCCGTCCCCAGCGCCCAGGAAGGCGCGGACTCGAAGCGCGCCCTCGGCGAGATCATCGTCAACGTCCGCGCCACCGGCGAGGTCGTCGTGGAAGGCCAGACGATGACCCAGGCCCAGCTCAAGGAGAAGCTCTCCGCCATCGCCGCCCTCCACAAGAACCAGCCGATCAGGCTGCGCGGCGACGCCAAGTGCGAGTACCAGACCATCGTCGAGGTCATCGACACCTGCCAGAAAGCGGGCATCTGGAACATTTCCTTCGCCACCCAGCGGAAGTCGGAAAAATAGGGCCAAAAGGCCGGCCCGGCGGTGAAAACCCCGCCTTGGCAAAGACCGTAAACCACGCGATGCTCCGCGCCGTGGTGAACATCCGAACCGTCCTCTGCCTGATCGCCGCAGGCACCGTGCAAGCCCAGGAGCCTGCTCCGCAGCCGCCGCGTGCCGAGCCGGTCGATCCTTCGCTGAACGCCGATCCCGGCGAGGA
Coding sequences within it:
- a CDS encoding helix-turn-helix transcriptional regulator, whose translation is MPADSRISDSPLTEQDVRDIVRLLGEVIATPGGFSEKRRFLMDGLCGLLNATSWAWCMAEFDPDKPPSFIGFEHGGWDDERFARYIEAMNHPDMEEVTRPSSIELQERGTHLTRTLRQMDPPMHLENSAAGKLWEKADIGTLLVSQRPMDGGGISGVAVYRRLGEPHFSEREARIAHIILTEVPWLHFQSFPDQPARELASLYPRHRTVMNLLCEGWGRKRIAAHLGLSVNTVHGYSKVIFRHFGVHSQAELISRLTKGDGGDQ
- a CDS encoding excinuclease ABC subunit UvrC, which encodes MAAAGLKEKLREVPHQPGVYLMKDRLGSIIYVGKARDLRKRMSSYFLASRKTRADLKTRALIDTIADFEFHTVRNEAESLLLEGKLIKDYRPRYNVAFRDDKRFLLVKVQPSEPWPRFVLTRMKKDDGARYFGPFAHSGALRATISWINRKFGLRACRPLNPGENDYKHCNADIIRNCSAPCILRITRDAYLARIDEACLVLEGRGRREIFSDLEADMAKAAERLDFEKAALLRDVVDNLRKTLNPTRQFTRGRGVPTTVKPTEDLADLGEALGLQGPPRVMECFDISNVSSNHIVASMVRFTNGAPDNQNYRRYRIRTVEGQDDFASMAEVIRRRYSRILGENYSANPDLAESQEDPVEIQRRLAKEGRAKIVLPDLVIVDGGKGQLSSAMRELQQLGLHDLPVIGLAKQREEVFFPGESDPLLIPHDRGALKLLQRIRDEAHRFANGYNALLYRRRMKESLLDDCPAVSPKKKQALLAKFGSVDRIRKASAKDIAAIPGISEKTAEAILEWLG
- a CDS encoding MotA/TolQ/ExbB proton channel family protein, producing the protein MIRHTKILGAVLFAMAGLPAWAQEASATPPKQEMDFMQVFKAGGVMMPALAVLSVLTVVLILLYMMILRRNAVVSDRFMNQAEALIRRNDFLGLIGYCKRRNECISQITERALEFMTRNSGATFSEVRDVAEAEGSRQASMLTTRVSYLADIGAIAPMIGLLGTVIGMIRSFIQVSDGGFQGARQMAFAGGVSEALIATASGLAIALPALIFYAFFRGKVQKLISDLEGAATHLMAILRAQVDRHNTQPAQGGTPSRRVSRGEDFAMPTPSPLGDDRPDLHGI
- a CDS encoding ExbD/TolR family protein: MKFRNHKMPPAELQLAPMLDVVFQLLIFFLVSFEFQRSEQDMKVSVPSAQEGADSKRALGEIIVNVRATGEVVVEGQTMTQAQLKEKLSAIAALHKNQPIRLRGDAKCEYQTIVEVIDTCQKAGIWNISFATQRKSEK